One genomic window of Eptesicus fuscus isolate TK198812 chromosome 6, DD_ASM_mEF_20220401, whole genome shotgun sequence includes the following:
- the LOC103300935 gene encoding olfactory receptor 2Z1-like codes for MGESNQSVTSDFTLTGLFSHSGPHLVLFSLVAIIFTIGLLGNAILIFLIHTNSRLHTPMYFLLSQLSLLDVGFPLVTIPKMAADFRQGEGSISFGGCAAQMFFLMLLGVSEGVLLSLMSYDRYVAVCHPLHYPMLMRRQVCLLMVGTSWLSGVLVASIQTSITLQFPYCASRAVDHFFCELPALLKLSCADTSVYELVLSISGVLILLLPLSLIATSYSHVLGAVLRMRSAEARHKAFTTCSSHIIVVGLFYGAAVFMYMVPGTYHSPQQDNVVSLFYSLVTPTLNPLIYSLRNQEVRVALVKVLGRTCFRSNRRPRGGC; via the coding sequence ATGGGGGAATCAAATCAATCAGTGACCTCGGACTTCACTCTCACGGGGCTCTTCAGCCACTCAGGGCCGCATCTGGTCCTGTTCTCCCTTGTGGCCATCATATTCACCATCGGCCTTCTGGGCAATGCCATCCTCATCTTCCTGATCCACACAAACTCCAGgctccacacacccatgtactttCTGCTCAGCCAACTCTCCCTGTTGGATGTTGGCTTTCCGCTGGTCACCATCCCCAAGATGGCAGCTGACTTCCGCCAGGGAGAAGGTTCCATCTCCTTTGGAGGCTGTGCAGCTCAGATGTTCTTCCTGATGCTGCTGGGTGTCTCTGAGGGTGTTCTGCTATCCCTTATGTCTTATGACCGCTATGTTGCTGTGTGCCACCCCCTGCATTATCCTATGCTCATGAGACGTCAGGTCTGCCTGCTCATGGTGGGCACCTCCTGGTTGTCAGGTGTGCTGGTGGCCTCCATCCAGACCTCCATCACCCTGCAATTCCCTTACTGTGCCTCACGCGCTGTGGACCACTTCTTCTGTGAGCTGCCCGCTCTGCTGAAGCTCTCTTGTGCGGACACCTCTGTGTATGAGTTGGTGCTGTCCATCTCGGGGGTGCTGATCTTGCTGCTGCCCCTGTCCCTCATTGCCACCTCTTACAGCCACGTGTTGGGGGCTGTTCTCCGCATGCGCTCAGCTGAGGCCAGAcacaaggccttcaccacctgtTCCTCGCACATCATTGTGGTGGGGCTTTTTTATGGGGCAGCTGTGTTTATGTACATGGTGCCAGGAACGTACCACAGCCCACAGCAGGACAACGTGGTCTCTCTCTTCTACAGTCTCGTCACCCCCACGCTCAACCCCCTCATCTATAGCCTGAGGAACCAAGAAGTTCGAGTGGCTTTGGTCAAGGTCCTTGGCAGAACTTGTTTCAGATCAAACAGAAGACCTCGTGGGGGATGCTGA